CTAATCCATGTAGACACACACAGTATAGTAAGAAAATTAGCCTAGTAGACTTATTTTGAAGGACAATTTTCGCAAACGTTGAAAAGAGTTTCTCCCATACAGATAGATGTCTGTTGAGATAATAATCTCTTTCAGTCTTCttaaattttgaaagaggGTTCAATGACTCGTCATAACTATGAGACAATTGAGCCTCTGTATCTAAACTGGAAACTCCAATTGTAGAAGAATTTTGATTGTTAGTTAGGTAGCGTACCTTTTCATAAAGTTTAGTATTTTCAGCCTTTAGTATTTGCATTTCCTGTCTTAGTTTACCCTTATCCTGATTCAATTGACGTAGTTGCTTTTCCAAATCTGTAGCTCTATTTCTGAATCTATCTCTTTGCTTTGTAATAATTGGTAAAATGGCAGTGTTTTGCATAGGCTCATACTCGCCTTCTTCAGGTATACCAACAATAGAACTTGTGGGAGATAACTTTCCTCTTCCCTTCGATGTTCTATTGTTCATCTGTCTCGTCGCTCCTGATACCATGCTTGCTGTATCATTAAACTTTtgatcaatatcttcaatcTGCTGCAGGTCAATCTCGAGTTTAGCATTAGCCTCTTCCAGTTCACCCAGTTTATCAGTTAATTGTGcgatttctttttgtagCTTTGAGTTTAGTTCCTTTTGACTTATATTTTCAGTTCTCAACTCTACCAATGTTGCTTGCAGTTTCTTATTAGCATTCATTAGACTCTTTTGAACCTTATTAGACTCTTGGTTCTggtcatcttcatcatcagcaTCATCACTAGCTCCAAACTCAATCTTCTTAAGAGCTTCAAGTTCActtttaatttcattataatCAGAGAAAGTATTGACCTTTCTTCTGAGCGTTTCTAATTCATTTTTATACGATACCGATTCAGTCTTCAGATTATCCACTTTTTGCTGAAGTTCTCTggttatattatttaaatTTGTACGCTCCCTTTCGGAAGATGCCATAATCAAGGCATTTTCACTTTCCAATTGACTGATTTGCTGTTGTTTTGCAGCTAAATCTGATTCCTTTTCAGCTTCACTGGTTGCCTTAGCTAATTTACCACTCAACTCTTCATTTCTCTTTTCTAATTGGAATACTCGGGATTGAGAAGATTCTAGCTCCTGCATAAGAAGATTTCTCTCAGTAGAAGCACTAAAGTCCATTGACGAAGGAGTACCCGTACTAGTAGTTTCACCACCTTCGATATCAATCTTCTTGGCAATGGTAGCTTCTAAGGCTTTATTATTGTCTTGTAATATGGTAATCTGTTTGGATAATTCCTTTTCCTTCTCACTCCAGTTTCTCTGTTTTTCCTCCCAAGTGGAATTTAACTCTTGCTCCTTGGCTGCTAGTCTTTTTGCAAGTGTCTTCACTGAACTTTGTTCCAAATCAGATAATCTCTCTTTGATCTTATCGTAGTCAGCGCATCTCGCCAGCTTATCTTCTAACTCAGTAATTTTACCATTCAATTTATCTGAATCTTCAATCTTTTCCACGTTATCCGCCGAATTTTTTAATAAGGGTAAAGGATCAGGGGCTTCTGATATCTTTGAGTAGAAATCAAGCAAGTCTTGCTCTGCACTCTTAGCTCTTTTCGTCAAACTGTCGATTTCCTGCTGGTATTGTTTGATAATCTTGTTGATACCATTGAGCTTCTCATCCGACTCTAGTTTCTTGAAAACTTTGGTCTCACTTGCAAGGTGCTTTCTCGATTCTAAAGAACTTGACTCTCTATCCTTTATTGCCAGAATCGACGTATCCAGATCCTTTTGCAAGTTAGTCAAGTCGGCTTTTGCCCAAAGGTCTGCCGCATGGTGATACACAGAACCATCCATTTTCAGCTCCTTGTCCCTATATTATCTATCGGGCACTTCAACCTAGCTTAATAGCTGCAAAAAAAGCCAAGCAGTATTCAAGTTTCTCTTGTAGAGTAATGTGATTATTGCTGGTCTACCAAATTAAGGGCACCTTTTTCCAGGATAAACAACTCCAATGAAGGTTTACAATGCGCTTATCAATTACTAGTCCAACTCGATTTCGAACAACAGCTATCCAATTAACCTTTAGCCATAATCTAGAAAGCACCAAGTTGTTCAGCTTGGAGTGCTTGCACGTATTATAGTTGCTGCATGTTACTTAGCGCTGTTTACTGCGTCACCTGAAGGATTGACCAATTTCGCGAGATGAGTTTAACCATCACTCACAGTGACGTATTTAGTGAGTTACAAAATGAGTTACATACCTGGCAGTTTATATATGAGAATTTCAATGAATGGCATTTCTAAAAGTGATCcttgtattattttatattggATTTATTATACATCTcttaaaatatttttataacTGTTAGGTATGTTtgattaatatttatataattttcttctcttttcatTGTGGTAAGACATAGAAATCGTAGTGAATTAAAGCACAAATGCGTATGGAATAGCTTTAGTTTTACATGTTTTATCCCGATTCTACTCTAGTTATTGGGGATCCATTGCTACTACCTTCTGTATCTATCTCTTTATTTGTATTGGCTGAATTCACCTCACTGCGGTAGGAGATCGAATATACATGCCCTAATGATCCTAATGAATTAGCCGAGTGCTGATGGAATGTTATTTGGTCATCATAGCTGTATAAATCAGACAACAAATATTGCCCCTGAGGTATTTTTTCCAGGACACAATCGTTCAATACATAAGACTTCTTAACATTAATATGGTATGGTTTGTTTGAGAACATGGCATCCTTGAAGTTTCCCATTTCACAATCGAAAGTACAATCTTGACTTGTAGGGGTTAACGACTCTGAGTATCTCTGTTGCATATCTGAGTTTTGATGTAATATTATTGACTCCATGAATGCACTGAAcctattattatttttctcaTCCCGCTTAGCACTGAACTTATCAAGAGTAAAACCTAAACCAATTAGTCTCATAAAACTGGCGTACATATCAAGAGCATCAGTTCCTAGTCCAAAAATGAGAAATACAAGATAGGACATCAAAACATATATCCACACGTTAACAAATTTATGACCAACATCAAACTTAAGAATGGTACCCCAAAACTCTTTAGAATGTGTTGCTCTGAATGAGAATTTTGTACCAACTTGTCTCAAGTCCTTCACAAAAAGATAGATAGAGAATGGAAACATAACAAGTATAATCAGGAAGCAGAATATCAATAATCTAGCAAACCTAGTTATATTTAATCCTGAGTTGGTACAGTATAATATATCCTTGACATCCTTTCTTTTACGATAGTAAACGATGAGAACTAGTACAGCGTATATAGACCCAATAGACGACCAAATTAGAAGCCACATGGTATATACAACCGTTGTAACCCAGGTTGGTGATAGAATGTTCAAACACCCGTAACACCTGGCTATCCCAAACCTGAAGACTTGAACAAGGTACGATAAAGCCATCACCATTAT
This is a stretch of genomic DNA from Nakaseomyces glabratus chromosome M, complete sequence. It encodes these proteins:
- the COY1 gene encoding CCAAT displacement transcription factor COY1 (CAGL0M08162g~Ortholog(s) have role in Golgi vesicle transport and Golgi membrane localization), whose product is MDGSVYHHAADLWAKADLTNLQKDLDTSILAIKDRESSSLESRKHLASETKVFKKLESDEKLNGINKIIKQYQQEIDSLTKRAKSAEQDLLDFYSKISEAPDPLPLLKNSADNVEKIEDSDKLNGKITELEDKLARCADYDKIKERLSDLEQSSVKTLAKRLAAKEQELNSTWEEKQRNWSEKEKELSKQITILQDNNKALEATIAKKIDIEGGETTSTGTPSSMDFSASTERNLLMQELESSQSRVFQLEKRNEELSGKLAKATSEAEKESDLAAKQQQISQLESENALIMASSERERTNLNNITRELQQKVDNLKTESVSYKNELETLRRKVNTFSDYNEIKSELEALKKIEFGASDDADDEDDQNQESNKVQKSLMNANKKLQATLVELRTENISQKELNSKLQKEIAQLTDKLGELEEANAKLEIDLQQIEDIDQKFNDTASMVSGATRQMNNRTSKGRGKLSPTSSIVGIPEEGEYEPMQNTAILPIITKQRDRFRNRATDLEKQLRQLNQDKGKLRQEMQILKAENTKLYEKVRYLTNNQNSSTIGVSSLDTEAQLSHSYDESLNPLSKFKKTERDYYLNRHLSVWEKLFSTFAKIVLQNKSTRLIFLLYCVCLHGLVFMMSMYVINISGYLTPEVNVVQTSASKIGNAVDKNI
- the STE3 gene encoding Ste3p (CAGL0M08184g~Putative a-factor pheromone receptor) encodes the protein MSFESAIIGLCTLGMLALVPPLAWHTKTKNTPAVILIMWLILMDFKCIVNAAIWSGSDFMMKWEGKGWCDIVIKLEVGANVGISCAVTNIIYNLHKILKADNALLKHNSWRKIAQDLSISLLTPIMVMALSYLVQVFRFGIARCYGCLNILSPTWVTTVVYTMWLLIWSSIGSIYAVLVLIVYYRKRKDVKDILYCTNSGLNITRFARLLIFCFLIILVMFPFSIYLFVKDLRQVGTKFSFRATHSKEFWGTILKFDVGHKFVNVWIYVLMSYLVFLIFGLGTDALDMYASFMRLIGLGFTLDKFSAKRDEKNNNRFSAFMESIILHQNSDMQQRYSESLTPTSQDCTFDCEMGNFKDAMFSNKPYHINVKKSYVLNDCVLEKIPQGQYLLSDLYSYDDQITFHQHSANSLGSLGHVYSISYRSEVNSANTNKEIDTEGSSNGSPITRVESG